From the Teredinibacter turnerae T7901 genome, one window contains:
- a CDS encoding STAS domain-containing protein, protein MAHSVDFNLPENMTIANIHSMHEEFEALVDKQDCDEVVLKGEGVVRADTAGLQLLVAFVQATKERQINVTWDHPSEKLCKAAEILGVASYIGIH, encoded by the coding sequence ATGGCCCATTCAGTCGATTTTAATCTTCCTGAAAACATGACAATTGCAAATATCCACAGTATGCACGAAGAGTTTGAGGCTCTGGTGGATAAACAGGATTGTGATGAAGTGGTGTTAAAGGGAGAGGGGGTGGTACGAGCCGATACAGCAGGGTTGCAGCTGTTGGTAGCGTTTGTGCAAGCGACAAAAGAGCGGCAAATCAATGTTACCTGGGATCACCCTTCAGAAAAGTTATGCAAAGCAGCGGAAATATTGGGTGTTGCCTCCTATATTGGTATTCATTAG
- a CDS encoding response regulator, whose product MAKILAVDDSASMRQMVSFTLKGAGHQVCEASDGVEALSLAKAESGVDLVISDINMPNMDGISLIKELRQLPEYKFTPILMLTTESGVDKKSEGKAAGATGWIVKPFNPDQLLATIGKVL is encoded by the coding sequence ATGGCAAAAATACTCGCCGTTGACGATTCGGCATCAATGCGGCAGATGGTCAGTTTCACCTTGAAGGGCGCGGGTCACCAAGTGTGCGAAGCATCCGATGGGGTTGAAGCACTGAGCCTTGCGAAGGCCGAATCTGGTGTTGATTTAGTAATTTCAGATATCAATATGCCGAACATGGATGGTATTTCTCTGATTAAAGAGCTACGCCAGCTTCCAGAATACAAATTTACGCCGATTTTGATGTTGACGACGGAATCTGGCGTCGATAAAAAATCAGAGGGCAAGGCGGCTGGGGCAACCGGTTGGATCGTGAAACCGTTTAATCCCGATCAACTGCTCGCCACTATCGGTAAAGTGTTGTAG